The genomic DNA AAAGCATGAGTGTTTCAAGATTTAAGTGGTAAAAAGGtaaattagtttttaaattcATCCCGtaaatcaaacatatatttgattaaaaaaaaattctcttttcattttttcgtttgaactaaacatatattaaactaaagtttttttttctcccatCCCCTCCCCTAAACCAAACAAACCTAAAAGGAGTATTTCCTCCACAATTTACTACTCTTTCCTTTTACCCAcaccaattttctttgtaagaCGTGCGAAAAGCTAATAGAgtgggataatttttttttgtctttacaTCTAAAATGACAATGAGACGTCATCCGTCTGTTGTTGAAATGTCTTCCATCAAAGCCACCACTAGAATGGTTGCTCGAACTACTTTAGATCTAGGGGTTTATCATCTATCGAAGCCACTTATGCgtaattttaatgaatttgtacGGGGTTATTAATTTAAGACTAACGTTTCCTTTAAATAGAAAGATCCAATTGATATTTGAATAGTTCTACTAAAACTAAAgttgatagaacattatgaagTCGTTAATACTTGATTGTTGCTGTCTCCTTAGCATGGATGACTACATTTATTACTAGATTCTAAGTTTATATGTAGTTGCCGCCATTTATATTGTTCAACTCTTATTTTCATTGGTACTGTTATTCTATCATGAGGACTATTTTGCGAATTACTAAATGCAAAACCTACTCTTGCAGCTGTTGTCTGTGGTTTGATTTTAATATGATAGAATGTAATGTAATTGTTTGAGGAATTATCATTAAACTGGGCAGGTAAAACCAAAACTGGAATATTGTTCTGTACAAagctaaataatataatatatcagAGTTCCAATTTTGTTAGCTTTACTATACTATGTTCCTCTCCCCTCCTCAAAATCACAGACAGATAGGTAGATACTATTATTTACATGATCACTAAACCAAAAACTTAAGAGTAAAATGTATAATATGCAAGAAGCTTTAAACTTGCACACTCTCCACCTATAAAAAGAAGAACCTCAACCTCCCTCTCCCTCCATGTTTTCTGCTACACATGCCTCTGAATTTGATTGCCCTTTGTTTTCTGTGACAATGGAGAAGTGATCAGCAATCACATGACAATGTCACCTTCCAGCATCTTGAGCACCTGtgacaaaacacaaaaaatgagTGATGGAGATGTAAGcattactaattaattaaacacTAATGTTTGAAAGATTAGTTTGTATAGAATGGTCTGCATGAGTTGGTCCTTCATAGACAAACTCCTAATAATCCTCGAAATAAATTGTCAGAATCTGTTTGGAGATCCAATCGGCATGTGACTTTCGGGACATAGTTCAATTGGTTCAATCGACAACTATGCTTGAACTTGATGAGTAATAAATAAAGGCAAATGCTTTTTCTTGCGAGAGAATATCAGGCGAATGCACCACGGCAATAGCTGTATAGTTTtgatgggaggtttatttattGATTTCCGTTTTTTCCGCAAACACCTCCTTGTATTCCGCCAAACAGCAAACTGTGATTAGTTAGTTTTGATTCGGGATGCTTTCGCTATGTATTCTTTCACACTATATAGCACCgctcataaataaataaataaattataaacatgtaaattaattaagtctCCAACCTGAGACACTCGAGGCCTTAAATGAGGATCCCGTCGAATACACATAGAAGAACATTGCATCATGCGATAAACCTCTTGATCAACATAGCAATTTCCTATGCTCGGATCTACTAGTTTATCAATGGCATTTTCTTCAAGCAATGGCCGTGCCTACACAAATATTTGAACCACCAACAATGATGAGTAAATAGTTGTAAATGGATCAATGCTTGTTTCGTGAGAAAGGCATCATAGCACACTCTTATTGTCAAAGAGGTGATTATAAGTCAATACATTCAAACATGATACTAACAACTCTCTTTCCAACACTCTATTCATGATTGGATGAAATTCACATGGGCCCAAAACTTTGGAAATGGGACCCACGTGATTTAGTCAGATCCACATGGACTTATAGAAAGAATGTTGAAAAGAGTGTTAGAGACTTCTTTTCAGATatacaacaatttgaaagtAATTAAACTCATTGTATAGATCATACCCATTCACTAAGGCATTGTTGGCCCCTCGGCCGGCCAATATCCACAGCTTTCCGACCTGTCACAAGCTCTAGTAATACAATCCCAAATGAGTACACATCAGCTTTTTCAGTAATTTGACCACTTTGAGCATATTCTGGTGCCAAATACCTAAAGGAACAACAAGATTTCTATTATCACATTTTAAAactaacaatgaaaaaaatgagatgaaaaagaaattggCTTTCATTTAGCACTACCCAAATGTTCCTATCACCCTGGTTTCCACACCCATGTCTCCATCTGGCTGCCACCTAGCAAGTCCAAAATCTCCCACCTAATATCCATAATTGAAGGTTAGTTGAGACATAGTATATATTAATGAAACATACCTAAAAGCATAATATGCATATCTGGTTTCATAGATAAACAATCATTTATCACCAAGGGCCGCAAAAAGAATATGAAGGCAATAATGTAGTGTAGTCAAGTAAATAAGACTTACTAATGCTTCAAAATCATGAGTGAGGAGGATATTGTTAGGCCGCAAATCACGGTGTACAATGCAACCAACTCTGCATTCTTCATGAAGATATCTCAAACCACGAGCTGCTCCAACCGCAATTTTTTGGCGTGCAGACCAATCCAGCACATTCTGCATCCGTCCTGCAAATCCAAATtacctctttaaaaaaattattctgcAAATTGCCATTCGCTGATATGAATGTAGTTTTAACTTATTTAGGATTCAAGGGGATTTACCATAGAGATGAGAATCAAGCGATCCGTTGCAGATATACTCATAAACTAGCAATCTTCTTCCATCTTCAACACAGAACCCAATTAGCATCACAACATTGCGGTGTTGTGCGCAGCTTAAGACCTCTACTTCTGAGCAAAATTCTTTGTCTCCTTGAGTACTGGCTAATTTATATTGCTTGACAGCAACGACTTGCCCATCCTGTAGAACACCACGGTGTACCGAACCAAAGCCACCTTCAGCTAAGAAGTTTGCTTGAGAAAACCCGCCCGTGGCGAGTTGTAGTTCTGCAAATGTAAACCACCTTGGAGGATTCCCAAATGCAGGTCCTTTGTGTTGACAAATAGAGCACAATGGAGGAGGTCCATGAGGTGCATTTCTGGCTAGTGAAATTGCTTCTCTAACACTTTTGCTCAAGTTCACATCAATTTTACCAGTAGAAACTCCAAAGATAGGATCTTGATCCAAGAATGTCAATTTCTGAAGCAAAGCTTCATAGGTAGAAACCAAAGACTTGTCGCTAGATCTTTGCATATTGTCCTCGTGTTTTGAGAACTCACCATCTACACAAATTACATTTGAAATCCATGGCTGAAAAGACGAACTTTTCGATGATGAACTTAGCTTTTCACTCTCCGAGTCAGATTCAATATCCTCAAGGTTCGACAGTCCCTCGTGAACAACAAAGGGAAAACATCTCCTTCGTCTTTCATAGTTGTCAGAATGGAAAAATGGCGATGTTCCAGGATCTGAGCTCGATATTGAAGCTGTTCCAATATCAGTTACAGTCAATGGTGGTGACCCTTGCTCTGGACTACTAGCAGGAGTGACTGCTGGACCTCTAATTATATCTGAATGTTCAAAATTGTCTTTTAAGTTACTTGTGTATGCATTTGGTTCCAACGACAGTGCACAATCTCTTCCTTCCTTCTTAGGTGAACTATTCAAATTCAATCGTAGAATCTTCGGATGAGAATGCTTCATAATTACAATATTGCAATGCAGCTCGTCCATGCAGTATTTCTTTTCACCTTTCAATTTTCTGCAACTCAGATATAatttggaaaattttatagtagAAACAACCTATTACATTGTATTGCATGTAAATTGTAAAGGACAAAGTTCAAATCCCCTCCGAGGCAGTTGTAAGATGGTCATTAGTGTCAATTAACAGATGCCTTAAACAATAACACAACCTCTAAGaaagaatgtgaagaacacaaAGTAATCTTATTACCTGTCCAATATAACCCAACTTGACTGCACTCTCTTAGCTTCAGCAGCCACTGCACCGCACGAAGAACCAGAAAGAATCTTCACTCTAATCTTTATCTGTTCAAATGTTTGAAAGGTTACTTACAAAAGCTGAAAAGCATATAAACACAAATGTGGAAATTATGAATTAGTTATGTTAGTTCCAACCTTCTCAGGATCATAAAAATCATGGAGTTGAAGCACTAATTGAGAACAAGAATTTGTAATAACTTCTTTCTGATCTGAAACAGTTCCTAATCGCGATGTCCAGTGACTCGTTGCACAGTCAGTAGTAAATCTTGAAATACCCCATACCTTCTTCCCTGTAAAATACACAGATTATAATCAATCTTAAACCATGTTACCacaatgaatttgaaaaagatttCAAGATTGTTCAGATCTCAAGAAACTCTAGTCTCGTGTGTCATTTTCTATATGCAACTTCttaattcaaattttctttttcctcaAAGTAATCAATATTAAAGCATGACAAATAAAAGAtgcaaaagcttcaaaagcATATGAAATTGTagacaaaaattgaaatgaaagaaagagtAATGACAATACTTGAAGAAAGTTCAGGAATGATAACCAAAAGCTTAATGCAATCCCCTGGTTGAACAACATGAgtcaaagcccaaaccaaagcagttcttgaaatatattttgaagctTTCACTGCAACTATAACAACCTTAGAGGAAGAACTCATTTCTTCTACATAATGATGACCCTTTTGTTTATTCATCACAAGTTTGACACTTGACAAGAAAAATCAATTGCTAGAACCCATCTGAATTGTTAAATCAACTACCCAGAAGAAAAgaaatgtttcaaaaaaaaaaagtacaaaaagaa from Medicago truncatula cultivar Jemalong A17 chromosome 8, MtrunA17r5.0-ANR, whole genome shotgun sequence includes the following:
- the LOC11429001 gene encoding inactive protein kinase SELMODRAFT_444075 isoform X1, with the translated sequence MNKQKGHHYVEEMSSSSKVVIVAVKASKYISRTALVWALTHVVQPGDCIKLLVIIPELSSRKKVWGISRFTTDCATSHWTSRLGTVSDQKEVITNSCSQLVLQLHDFYDPEKIKIRVKILSGSSCGAVAAEAKRVQSSWVILDRKLKGEKKYCMDELHCNIVIMKHSHPKILRLNLNSSPKKEGRDCALSLEPNAYTSNLKDNFEHSDIIRGPAVTPASSPEQGSPPLTVTDIGTASISSSDPGTSPFFHSDNYERRRRCFPFVVHEGLSNLEDIESDSESEKLSSSSKSSSFQPWISNVICVDGEFSKHEDNMQRSSDKSLVSTYEALLQKLTFLDQDPIFGVSTGKIDVNLSKSVREAISLARNAPHGPPPLCSICQHKGPAFGNPPRWFTFAELQLATGGFSQANFLAEGGFGSVHRGVLQDGQVVAVKQYKLASTQGDKEFCSEVEVLSCAQHRNVVMLIGFCVEDGRRLLVYEYICNGSLDSHLYGRMQNVLDWSARQKIAVGAARGLRYLHEECRVGCIVHRDLRPNNILLTHDFEALVGDFGLARWQPDGDMGVETRVIGTFGYLAPEYAQSGQITEKADVYSFGIVLLELVTGRKAVDIGRPRGQQCLSEWARPLLEENAIDKLVDPSIGNCYVDQEVYRMMQCSSMCIRRDPHLRPRVSQVLKMLEGDIVM
- the LOC11429001 gene encoding inactive protein kinase SELMODRAFT_444075 isoform X2, producing MNKQKGHHYVEEMSSSSKVVIVAVKASKYISRTALVWALTHVVQPGDCIKLLVIIPELSSRKKVWGISRFTTDCATSHWTSRLGTVSDQKEVITNSCSQLVLQLHDFYDPEKIKIRVKILSGSSCGAVAAEAKRVQSSWVILDRKLKGEKKYCMDELHCNIVIMKHSHPKILRLNLNSSPKKEGRDCALSLEPNAYTSNLKDNFEHSDIIRGPAVTPASSPEQGSPPLTVTDIGTASISSSDPGTSPFFHSDNYERRRRCFPFVVHEGLSNLEDIESDSESEKLSSSSKSSSFQPWISNVICVDGEFSKHEDNMQRSSDKSLVSTYEALLQKLTFLDQDPIFGVSTGKIDVNLSKSVREAISLARNAPHGPPPLCSICQHKGPAFGNPPRWFTFAELQLATGGFSQANFLAEGGFGSVHRGVLQDGQVVAVKQYKLASTQGDKEFCSEVEVLSCAQHRNVVMLIGFCVEDGRRLLVYEYICNGSLDSHLYGRMQNVLDWSARQKIAVGAARGLRYLHEECRVGCIVHRDLRPNNILLTHDFEALVGDFGLARWQPDGDMGVETRVIGTFGYLAPEYAQSGQITEKADVYSFGIVLLELVTGRKAVDIGRPRGQQCLSEWARPLLEENAIDKLVDPSIGNCYVDQEVYRMMQCSSMCIRRDPHLRPRVSQEVFAEKTEINK